One Rosa chinensis cultivar Old Blush chromosome 5, RchiOBHm-V2, whole genome shotgun sequence genomic region harbors:
- the LOC112201665 gene encoding uncharacterized protein LOC112201665 isoform X1, protein MSRDRLVKSVKKFADVQYKLFTARYGQQLIDIFEFPVKLVLSPFTIAIDVAGSAQRGFGVPELISKLSYASIFVVATLGTYDIALEMGKKVICQRNCETCNGWQALRCTLCKGSGRVHYQVKNYTLKSGERETAECVADAIADSRAELVHLPSAINLHTPLPSKDCLTCDGTGVMSCPECKNKLQVRISADDIMEPPWKAYNVMKKMDYPYEHIVDSMKDPSIAAFWLFTLPRVVGGYDYDDDVKQKLWWQYKESMRYDQLRDVVAKRKPGWEHLQEALISIDPARARDDPVIVKNIPFYKAKKALEAEVMKLNPPARPQNWGQELDLPLDASSWSKEDLKDPGKFYEMTVLLNAQREIADKILDAQWETKWRQEKLNEMLAEKVRPYMQKIDSGTLSQPIILPPQEQNQKRSRQRRWWFF, encoded by the exons ATGTCAAGAGACCGCCTCGTAAAGAGCGTCAAGAAGTTTGCTGATGTCCAATACAAGCTCTTCACAGCTCGCTATGGTCAGCAGCTCATCGACATTTTCGAGTTCCCCGTAAAGCTTGTGCTCTCTCCTTTCACTATCGCCATTGACGTTGCCGGCTCCGCCCAGCGTGGCTTTGGCGTGCCCGAGTTGATTTCCAAGCTCTCTTACGCCTCAATATTT GTAGTAGCTACTCTAGGGACTTATGACATAGCGCTAGAGATGGGAAAGAAGGTGATATGCCAGAG GAACTGTGAAACCTGCAACGGTTGGCAGGCATTGCGGTGTACCTTGTGCAAAGGGTCAGGGAGGGTGCACTACCAAGTGAAAAATTACACATTGAAAAG TGGGGAGAGGGAAACGGCTGAATGTGTTGCAGATGCTATTGCTGACAGTCGTGCTGAGTTGGTTCATCTTCCATCTGCCATAAATCTTCATACACCATTGCCGTCTAAAGACTGCCTGACCTGTGATGGCACG GGTGTAATGAGCTGTCCTGAgtgcaaaaacaaattacaaGTCAGAATCTCTGCAGATGAT ATAATGGAGCCTCCCTGGAAAGCCTACAATGTTATGAAGAAGATGGACTACCCTTATGAG CATATAGTTGACAGCATGAAAGATCCCAGCATTGCTGCATTTTGGCTATTTACCTTGCCTCGGGTTGTGGGTGGTTACGACTATGATGATGATGTCAAACAAAAACTTTGGTGGCAATACAAG GAATCTATGCGGTATGATCAACTTCGTGATGTGGTGGCCAAGCGAAAACCTGGCTGGGAGCACTTGCAGGAA GCCTTGATCTCCATAGATCCTGCTCGTGCAAGAGATGATCCTGTTATTGTAAAAAATATCCCTTTCTATAAAGCGAAGAAGGCACTTGAAGCAGAAGTCATGAAACTAAATCCTCCAGCAAGGCCACAAAATTGGGGA CAGGAACTGGACCTTCCATTGGATGCATCTTCCTGGAGCAAGGAGGATCTCAAAGATCCTGGAAAGTTTTATGAAATGACCGTTCTTCTTAATGCTCAGCGAGAAATCGCTGACAAAATTTTGGATGCACAATGGGAGACTAAATGGCGTCAAGAAAAG TTGAATGAGATGTTGGCGGAGAAGGTACGGCCATACATGCAGAAGATCGACAGTGGGACCCTCTCTCAGCCTATTATACTACCACCACAAGAACAGAATCAGAAG AGGAGCCGACAACGGAGATGGTGGTTCTTTTAA
- the LOC112201665 gene encoding uncharacterized protein LOC112201665 isoform X2 yields the protein MSRDRLVKSVKKFADVQYKLFTARYGQQLIDIFEFPVKLVLSPFTIAIDVAGSAQRGFGVPELISKLSYASIFVVATLGTYDIALEMGKKVICQRNCETCNGWQALRCTLCKGSGRVHYQVKNYTLKSGERETAECVADAIADSRAELVHLPSAINLHTPLPSKDCLTCDGTGVMSCPECKNKLQVRISADDIMEPPWKAYNVMKKMDYPYEHIVDSMKDPSIAAFWLFTLPRVVGGYDYDDDVKQKLWWQYKESMRYDQLRDVVAKRKPGWEHLQEALISIDPARARDDPVIVKNIPFYKAKKALEAEVMKLNPPARPQNWGELDLPLDASSWSKEDLKDPGKFYEMTVLLNAQREIADKILDAQWETKWRQEKLNEMLAEKVRPYMQKIDSGTLSQPIILPPQEQNQKRSRQRRWWFF from the exons ATGTCAAGAGACCGCCTCGTAAAGAGCGTCAAGAAGTTTGCTGATGTCCAATACAAGCTCTTCACAGCTCGCTATGGTCAGCAGCTCATCGACATTTTCGAGTTCCCCGTAAAGCTTGTGCTCTCTCCTTTCACTATCGCCATTGACGTTGCCGGCTCCGCCCAGCGTGGCTTTGGCGTGCCCGAGTTGATTTCCAAGCTCTCTTACGCCTCAATATTT GTAGTAGCTACTCTAGGGACTTATGACATAGCGCTAGAGATGGGAAAGAAGGTGATATGCCAGAG GAACTGTGAAACCTGCAACGGTTGGCAGGCATTGCGGTGTACCTTGTGCAAAGGGTCAGGGAGGGTGCACTACCAAGTGAAAAATTACACATTGAAAAG TGGGGAGAGGGAAACGGCTGAATGTGTTGCAGATGCTATTGCTGACAGTCGTGCTGAGTTGGTTCATCTTCCATCTGCCATAAATCTTCATACACCATTGCCGTCTAAAGACTGCCTGACCTGTGATGGCACG GGTGTAATGAGCTGTCCTGAgtgcaaaaacaaattacaaGTCAGAATCTCTGCAGATGAT ATAATGGAGCCTCCCTGGAAAGCCTACAATGTTATGAAGAAGATGGACTACCCTTATGAG CATATAGTTGACAGCATGAAAGATCCCAGCATTGCTGCATTTTGGCTATTTACCTTGCCTCGGGTTGTGGGTGGTTACGACTATGATGATGATGTCAAACAAAAACTTTGGTGGCAATACAAG GAATCTATGCGGTATGATCAACTTCGTGATGTGGTGGCCAAGCGAAAACCTGGCTGGGAGCACTTGCAGGAA GCCTTGATCTCCATAGATCCTGCTCGTGCAAGAGATGATCCTGTTATTGTAAAAAATATCCCTTTCTATAAAGCGAAGAAGGCACTTGAAGCAGAAGTCATGAAACTAAATCCTCCAGCAAGGCCACAAAATTGGGGA GAACTGGACCTTCCATTGGATGCATCTTCCTGGAGCAAGGAGGATCTCAAAGATCCTGGAAAGTTTTATGAAATGACCGTTCTTCTTAATGCTCAGCGAGAAATCGCTGACAAAATTTTGGATGCACAATGGGAGACTAAATGGCGTCAAGAAAAG TTGAATGAGATGTTGGCGGAGAAGGTACGGCCATACATGCAGAAGATCGACAGTGGGACCCTCTCTCAGCCTATTATACTACCACCACAAGAACAGAATCAGAAG AGGAGCCGACAACGGAGATGGTGGTTCTTTTAA
- the LOC112202362 gene encoding early nodulin-like protein 2 translates to MELGRFLCLFLVCLTCFVSATEGYKFYVGGRDGWVLKPSESYNHWAERNRFLVNDTLYFKYNKGSDSVLVVNKDSFYNCNTSNPIHKLDDGNSEFKFDRSGPFYFISGQDGNCAKGQKLIIIVLAVRHRQTPPAQPPTAAPPQGSAPAPVPSKGSAPAAAPSGPASTPSYAPSTTPITTPVPAPSKGSAPAAAPSGPSSSPSYAPSTTPITTPVPGPSKGSAPAAAPSGPSSSPSLAPSTTPITSPVPAPAAATTPTSSPPSPVGPEPTPSGAAPSGEVTSPPPGSNQASTAPNQNGAYGVTASSVLVSSVVVLVSLALMSSFY, encoded by the exons ATGGAGTTGGGGAGATTTCTATGCCTGTTCTTGGTTTGCTTGACGTGTTTTGTCTCTGCAACAGAGGGATACAAGTTTTACGTCGGTGGGAGAGACGGGTGGGTTTTGAAACCATCTGAGAGTTACAACCACTGGGCTGAGAGGAATAGGTTCCTAGTCAATGACACTCTCT ATTTCAAGTACAACAAAGGATCGGACTCGGTTCTGGTGGTGAACAAGGACAGTTTCTACAACTGCAACACAAGCAACCCTATTCATAAACTGGATGACGGCAATTCCGAGTTCAAGTTTGATAGGTCTGGACCATTCTATTTCATCAGTGGACAAGATGGTAACTGCGCAAAGGGTCAGAAACTAATTATCATAGTTCTCGCCGTCAGGCACCGTCAAACTCCTCCGGCTCAGCCTCCCACGGCGGCGCCACCACAAGGCTCAGCGCCAGCACCTGTACCATCAAAAGGCTCAGCCCCAGCTGCTGCACCATCAGGTCCAGCATCAACACCCTCATATGCGCCAAGTACTACCCCAATAACAACTCCAGTTCCAGCTCCATCAAAAGGCTCAGCCCCAGCTGCCGCACCATCAggtccatcatcatcaccctcaTATGCGCCAAGTACTACCCCAATAACAACTCCAGTTCCAGGTCCATCAAAAGGCTCAGCCCCAGCTGCCGCACCATCAggtccatcatcatcaccctcacttGCGCCAAGTACTACCCCAATAACATCTCCAGTTCCAGCTCCGGCCGCCGCTACTACTCCAACCTCGTCTCCTCCTAGCCCGGTGGGGCCCGAACCGACACCGTCTGGAGCTGCTCCTTCCGGGGAAGTGACGTCACCTCCACCGGGGTCGAACCAGGCATCGACAGCACCGAATCAAAACGGAGCGTATGGTGTAACGGCATCGAGCGTGTTGGTGTCTTCGGTTGTTGTTTTGGTCAGTTTGGCTCTTATGAGCAGCTTTTATTAG